From the genome of Streptomyces sp. NBC_01260, one region includes:
- a CDS encoding phage holin family protein, whose product MSDPGNYAGSADRSLGQLVASATAELSALVHDEIALAKAEVRQDVKRGVTGGVAFIVTGVLILFAIPVLSFAAAYGIHNLGLGLALSFLIVGGAFILLGILLALFGYAKFKKVKPPEKSIASAKQTAAVLQGVKPHPRPGIAANAILPAGGSTLADKAIENRPVQDKASAVARSST is encoded by the coding sequence ATGAGCGACCCCGGCAATTACGCGGGCAGCGCCGACCGCAGTCTCGGCCAGCTGGTCGCCTCGGCGACGGCCGAACTGTCGGCGCTGGTACACGACGAGATTGCCCTGGCCAAGGCCGAGGTGCGACAGGACGTCAAGCGCGGCGTCACCGGCGGCGTGGCGTTCATCGTCACGGGTGTGCTGATCCTGTTCGCGATCCCGGTGCTGAGCTTCGCGGCCGCGTACGGAATCCACAACCTGGGGCTGGGCCTCGCCTTGTCGTTCCTGATCGTGGGCGGCGCGTTCATCCTGCTGGGGATCCTGCTCGCACTCTTCGGCTACGCCAAGTTCAAGAAGGTCAAGCCGCCGGAGAAGTCCATCGCGTCGGCGAAGCAGACCGCCGCCGTCCTCCAGGGCGTCAAGCCGCACCCGCGTCCGGGCATCGCCGCGAACGCGATCCTTCCGGCGGGCGGCAGCACACTTGCGGACAAGGCCATCGAGAACCGTCCGGTCCAGGACAAGGCGTCAGCTGTGGCACGCTCATCGACATGA
- the nhaA gene encoding Na+/H+ antiporter NhaA — protein MAAPTPAPPSPRRTFLGRQSLPERKYLTDALRTETVGGVILLVAAVAALIWANTYGSSYTSVSHLHFGPEALGLHLSVAHWAADGLLAIFFFVAGVELKRELVAGELRDPKAAALPVVAALCGMAVPAVVYTLVTVLGNGSTSGWAVPTATDIAFALAVLAVIGTSLPSALRAFLLTLAVVDDLFAILIIAVFFTDTIDFVALIGAFVGLAVFYLLLRLNVRGWYIYVPLALVIWGLMYNSGVHATIAGVAMGLMLRCTRRDGEEHSPGERIEHLVRPLSAGFAVPLFALFSAGVSLSGGALAGVFTRPETLGVVLGLVLGKTIGIFGGTWLATRFTKAELNKELAWADVFAVASLAGIGFTVSLLIGELAFTGNDDMINEVKASVLLGSLIAAVLSGVLLKFRVRRYRALSDAEELDEDESGIPDVYEQDDPEYHLRMAAIHERKAAEHRRLAQLAGAASNKPDSPA, from the coding sequence GTGGCCGCGCCCACCCCCGCACCCCCCTCCCCCCGCCGCACCTTCCTGGGACGCCAATCGCTCCCGGAGCGGAAATACCTCACCGACGCACTGCGTACCGAAACCGTCGGCGGAGTCATCCTGCTGGTCGCCGCGGTGGCCGCGCTGATCTGGGCGAACACCTACGGATCGAGCTACACGAGCGTCAGCCACCTCCACTTCGGGCCCGAGGCGCTCGGTCTGCATCTCTCCGTGGCGCACTGGGCGGCCGACGGACTGCTCGCGATCTTCTTCTTCGTCGCCGGGGTCGAGCTCAAGCGCGAACTCGTCGCAGGTGAACTGCGCGATCCGAAGGCCGCCGCCCTGCCGGTCGTCGCCGCACTCTGCGGCATGGCCGTGCCCGCGGTCGTCTACACGCTGGTAACGGTGCTCGGCAATGGGTCCACCAGCGGCTGGGCCGTCCCCACGGCCACCGACATCGCCTTCGCGCTGGCCGTCCTCGCGGTCATCGGCACCTCGCTGCCGTCCGCGCTCCGTGCGTTCCTGCTGACCCTCGCCGTCGTCGACGACCTCTTCGCGATCCTGATCATCGCCGTCTTCTTCACCGACACCATCGACTTCGTCGCGCTCATCGGCGCCTTCGTCGGCCTGGCCGTCTTCTACCTGCTGCTGCGTCTCAACGTCCGCGGCTGGTACATCTACGTACCGCTCGCCCTGGTCATCTGGGGGCTGATGTACAACAGCGGCGTCCACGCCACCATCGCCGGCGTCGCGATGGGCCTGATGCTGCGCTGCACCAGGCGCGACGGCGAGGAACACTCCCCCGGGGAACGCATCGAACACCTGGTCCGCCCGCTGTCGGCCGGTTTCGCCGTACCGCTGTTCGCGCTCTTCTCGGCCGGGGTCTCACTCTCCGGCGGCGCACTGGCCGGCGTGTTCACCCGGCCCGAAACACTCGGTGTCGTGCTGGGACTCGTCCTCGGCAAGACGATAGGGATCTTCGGCGGCACGTGGCTGGCCACCCGGTTCACCAAGGCGGAGCTGAACAAGGAGCTGGCCTGGGCCGATGTCTTCGCGGTCGCCTCGCTCGCCGGGATCGGCTTCACCGTCTCGCTGCTGATCGGTGAGCTCGCCTTCACCGGCAACGACGACATGATCAACGAGGTCAAGGCGTCGGTTCTGCTCGGCTCCCTGATTGCCGCCGTACTCTCCGGTGTACTGCTCAAATTCCGGGTACGCAGATACCGGGCGCTCTCGGACGCGGAGGAGCTCGACGAGGACGAGTCGGGGATACCGGACGTCTATGAACAGGACGATCCGGAGTACCACCTGCGGATGGCCGCGATCCACGAGCGGAAGGCGGCCGAGCATCGCCGCCTTGCCCAACTGGCGGGGGCAGCGAGCAACAAGCCGGACAGTCCGGCATGA